The Halomonas sp. THAF5a genome segment GCCAGGCGCCGGCCGGCGGTGCTGGCGCCGAAGGCGCCGATCACCGCGGTCACGGTGGTGCCGATGTTGGCGCCGATGGCGATGGCCAGTGCCGGCAGGTAGGGCAGCTGGCCGGAGGCCAGGGCCGTGAGGGTGATCAGCAGGGTGGCGTGGCTCGACTGCATGACCACGGTGGCGGTGACGCCGAACAGCACCAGCAGCGGCCAGTGCCAGAGGCGCCCGCCGGCCAGGCCGTCGAGGGTCAGGCCGTCCTGCCAGCTCTCGAAGCCGAGCTTCATGAAGTCGATGCCGAGCAGCAGCAGGCCCACGCCGAGCAGCAGGCCGGCGAGCCCGGCGCGACTGCCCTGCAGCAGCCGCGAGCCCAGCAGCCCCAGGGCCAGCAGCGGCATGGCGTACTGGGCGAGGCTCGCCTTGAGGCCCAGGCCGGCGATCAGCCAGGCGCCGGTGGTGGTGCCGAGGTTGGCGCCGAACAGCAGGGCGATGCCGGCGGGCAGCGCCACGAGGCCGGCGCCGACGAAGGACATCGCCAGCAGGGTGACCAGCGAGCTGGACTGCACCAGGGCGGTGGCCAGGGCGCCCACGGCGATGGCCCGGGAGGTCCGCCGGGTGGCGGCGTGCAGCCAGCGATCCAGGGTGCCGCCGGAGAGGCGCTTGATGGCCTCCTCCAGGTGGGTCATGCCCCACAGGAAGAGCCCCAGGCCGGCGGCCAGGGTGGCGATGTCGAGCCGCGCGACCAGCAGGGCCGCCGCCGTGGCGAGGCCCAGCAGCTCCAGCATAGGGCGCCGGGCGGTGAGGGCCGCGCTCGCTCCCTGGATCATGGGCGGCTCAGGGCCCCTTGGGGTCGAGGATCTTGACGGTCTGCAGGTCGGCGCTTTTCTGCTCCTCGCGCTCGCGGTTGACCCGGGTCTCGAGCTCGGGAAGCGCCTCGTCCTCGATGGGCAGCTGCTCGAAGAAGTCGCAGCTGACGCACTCGCGGTAGCGCACGCCGTTCTGCTCCCAGCTGCGGATGCGGTCCATCTCGGCGCAGCGCGGGCAGATGGCGCCGGCGATAAAGCGTTTCTGGGTGGCCATGGGGCCTCCTGGGAATCGATGAGTGTGACGTGTCACGGGACGTCGTGCCGTCATTCTAACCGACACGGCGCGCCGGCTGGGCCGGCGCGCCGTGTCGATGCCGTCGGTCAGGCGGCCGTCTCGGGCCGCTTTTCTCAGGCGGCGCGGATACCGCTGTGGCGCAACAGCGGCTCGACGCTGGGCTCGCGGCCGCGGAAGGCGCGGAACAGCTCGGCGGCGTCCCGGGAGCCGCCGCGCTCGAGGATCTCGGTGCGGAAGCGCCGCCCGGTCTCGGGGTCGAAGATGCCGGCCTCCTCGAAGGCGCTCCAGGCGTCCGCCGAGAGCACCTCGGCCCACTTGTAGCTGTAGTAGCCCGCCGCGTAGCCGCCGGCGAAGATGTGGCCGAAGCCGTTCTGGAAGCGGTTGAACGCTGCTCGCGGCACCACCGAGACGGCGTCGCGCACGGCGTCGAGCAGCGCCTGGATCTCCCCGGCCGAGGGGGCGGCGTGCTCCCGGTGCAGGCGGAAGTCGAACAGCGAGAACTCCAGCTGGCGCACCATGCCCATGGCGGACTGGAAGTTCTTGGCCGCGATCAGCTTCTCGAACAGCGCCTCGGGCAGCGGCTCGCCGGTCTCCACGTGGCCGGCGATCAGGTCCAGGCCCTCGCGCTCCCAGCAGAAGTTCTCCATGAACTGGCTGGGCAGCTCCACCGCGTCCCAGGCCACGCCGTTGATGCCGGAGATGTCGGCGACGGTCTGGCGGGTCAGCATGTGGTGCAGGCCGTGGCCGAACTCGTGGAACAGGGTGGTGACCTCGTCGTGGGTCAGCAGCGCCGGGGCGTCGCCCACCGGGCGGGTGAAGTTACAGGTGAGGTAGGCCACCGGCAGCTGGACCTCGCCGGCCTCCAGGCGGCGCACCCGGCACTCGTCCATCCAGGCGCCGCCGCGCTTGCCCTCCCGGGCGTAGAGGTCTAGGTAGAAGCCGGCGATGGGCGCGCCCTGCTCGAGGATCTGGAAGTAGCGCACGTCGGGATGGTAGCGCGGCGCGGTCTCGTCCTCGGCGAAGGTCACGCCGTAGAGGCGCTCCACCACCCTGAACAGGCCGTCGACCACCCGGGGCGCCGGGAAGTAGGGGCGCAGCTGCTCATCACTGATGGCGTAGCGCGCCTCCCGCAGCTTCTCGCTGGCGAAGCCCACGTCCCAGGGCTCGAGCGCTTCCATGCCCAGCTCGTCCCGGGCGAAGGCGGCGAGCTCGGCGAATTCCTCGCGGGCCTGGGGCACGGCGCGGCTGGCCAGGTCCTCGAGGAAGGTGATCACCTGGGTGGGGGACTCGGCCATCTTGGTGGCGAGCGAATAGTCGGCATAGTCGGCGAAGCCCAAAAGCCCGGCGAGCTCATGGCGCAGGGCGAGGATCTCCTCCATCACCGGGGCGTTGTCGTACTCGCCGGCGTGGGGGCCCTGGTTTGATGCGCGGGTGACGAAGGCGGTGTAGACCTCGCGGCGCAGCGCGCGATCCTCGGCGTAGGTCATCACCGGGAAGAAGCTCGGGAAGTCCAGGGTGATGCGATAGCCCTCGAGGCCCTTGGCCTCGGCGTTGGCCTCGAGCGTCGCCAGGGCGCTCTCGGGCAGCCCGGCCAGGCGGCCCGCATCGGCGAGGTCCAGGTGCCAGGCCTGGGTGGCGTCCAGCAGCTGGTTGGAGAAGGTGTTGGAGAGCTCGGAGAGGCGCGACTTGATCTCGCCGTAGCGCCGCTTCTGCTCGGCGGGCAGGTCGACGCCGGCCAGGCGGAAGTCGCGCAGGGCGTTCTCCACGGTACGCCGCTGGCCCTCGTCGAGGCTCGCCCAGGCGGGGCCGTCACGCAGCGCCTGCCAGGCGCGGAAGAGCCCCTCGTGCTGGCCGATCCAGGTGCTGTAGTCGGAGAGCTGGCCCAGGCAGGCCTGGTAGGCCTCGCGCAGCTCCGGGCTGTTCATGGTGCCGTTGAGGTGCGAGACCGGCGACCAGGCCCGGGCCAGCCGGTCGTTGAGGGCCTCCAGGGGGGCGGCCAGGCTCTCCCAGGTCGGCGGCGCCTGCTCGGCGCTCGCCACCAGCGCCTCGATGGCGGCGCGGTTCTCGGCGAGCAGCGCCTCCACGGCGGGCACCACGTGATCGGGCCGGATCGCGTCGAAGGGGGGGAGGTCGTGGGCGTCGAGCAGGGGGTTGCGGGGCATGCGCACCTCGAAACGGAAATGAAGGATGGGTCCTAGATGCGGGCGGTCGTGCCGGCTTTCAATATGCTAGGCTTGCGCCCTTTTCAGGCACGCAGGGTGTGACCGATGAACGAGACGCTGGAACGCTGGGGCACGCGACGCGCCTTTATCCTGGCGGTGACCGGAGCGGCGGTGGGGCTGGGCAACATCTGGCGCTTTCCCTACATCACCGGGGAGAACGGCGGCGCCGTCTTCCTGCTGCTCTACGTGGCCTTCGTGCTGCTGCTGGGTCTGCCGATGATGATGGCCGAGATCCTGGTCGGCCGGGCCGGGCGACGCAGCCCCATGCAGTCGATCGGCCACCTGGCCGCCCAGGCCGGGGCCTCGCGCCACTGGCGCTGGCTGGGGCTGTTCGGCGCCTTCACGGTCTTCTGCATCCTCTCCTTCTACTCGGTGGTGTCGGGCTGGTCCATCGAGTTCCTGGTGGCCTCGATCAACGGCGACTTCGTGGGGCGCAGCGCGGCCGAGATCGGCGCCGGCTTCGACGCCTTCCTCGCCGACCCGCGGCGGCTGACCTTCAACCACACCCTGTTCCTGGTGATGACCATCCTGGTGGTCGCCGCCGGGGTGACCAAGGGGCTCGAGAAGCTCAACAACCTGCTGATGCCGATGCTCTACGCGCTGCTGCTGGTGCTGGCGGGCTATGCCGCCACCACCGAGGGCTTCGGCCCGGCGCTTTCCTGGCTGTTCCTGCCCGACGTCTCGGCGGTGACCCCCCTGGTGATGCTGCAGGCCATGGGCCACGCCTTCTTCACCCTGGCGGTGGGCGCCTGCGCGCTGATGGCCTACGGCGCCTACATGCCGGACCACCAGAGCCTGCCCCGCGCCGCGGCGGCGGTGGCGGTGCTCGACGTGGCGGTGGCGCTGCTCGCCGGCATCGCCATCTTCTCGGTGGTGTTCGCCCAGGGCATGGACCCGGGCGAGGGGCCGGGGCTGATGTTCGTGACCCTGCCGGTGGCCTTCGCCGAGCTGCCCGGCGGGCCGCTGTGGCTCTCGCTGTTCTTCCTGCTGCTGCTGCTGGCGACCTGGACCTCCTCGATCAACCTCGCCGAGCCGATGGTCGCCACCCTGCAGGGCTGGGGCCTGTCGCGGGGCCTGGCGTCCGCCGCCGTGGGGATCTCGGTGTGGGGGCTCGGCATGCTCTCGGTGCTCTCCTTCTCGACCCTGGCCGAGACCCGGGTGCTGTTCGGCATGAACCCCTTCGAGCTGGTCAGCACCATCCCGCCGGAGATCTTCCTGCCGCTGGGCGGCCTCTTGATCGCGGTGTTCGCCGCCTGGGTGATGCCCGAGCAGGAGGCCCTGCGGGCGCTGGATGCCGGCCCCAACGGCTTCCGCTTCTGGCGCGCGCTGCTGCGCTGGGTGTCGATCCCGCTGACGCTGGTAGTATTGGGGGCCGGGCTGATCTGATCGGCCCGAACAGAGCGGCCTGACCCAACGACAACGAGGTGAACGATGAGCGAGGCAACGTGCCTGCGGCCCTGGCAGGGCCATGAGCCGCAGCTGGGCGAGCGGGTCTACATCGACCCGGACTGCGTGGTGCTGGGCGACGTGGTGCTGGGCGACGACTGCTCGGTGTGGCCGATGGCGGTGATCCGCGGCGACATGCACCGCATCCGCATCGGCGCACGGGTCAGCGTGCAGGACGGCAGCGTGCTGCACATCACCCACGCCAGCGACTTCAACCCCGACGGCTTCCCGCTGACCATCGGCGACGACGTGACCATCGGCCACAAGGCGATCCTGCACGGCGCCACCCTGGGCAGCCGCATCCTGGTCGGCATGGGCGCCATCGTCATGGACGGCGCGGTGGTCGAGGACGAGGTGATCATCGCCGCCGGGGCCGTGGTGACGCCCGGCAAGCACCTGGCGAGCGGCCATGTCTACGCCGGCAACCCCGCCAAGGCGCTGCGGCCGATCAAGGAGGCCGAGCGGGCCTTCTTCCCCTACACGGCCGGCAACTATGTAAAGTTGAAGGACGAGTACCTGGCCGCCGCACAATGATGCGCTAACCCATTGTTTTCCATTGTCGGGGCGCGCGATAATCTGGTCATTTATCCAGTAATCGAGGGGCGCGCCCCGGCATGGCCAACTTTCGCACCCATCTCGGCGTGGCCGCCGCCGGCGGCGCCGTGCTGGCCCATGGCGGCTGGCAGGCGGGCCTCTGGGGCGCCGTGGAGAGCCTGCCGCTGCTGGCGCTGGTCACCCTGGGCGGCATCCTGCCCGACATCGATGCCGACCGCTCCAAGGCGATCCGCCTGATCTTCCACCTGCTGGCCGTGCCCGCGGTGGTCGCCAGCGCCCTGCTGCTGCAGGCGCGGCTGCCCGTCGGCACCCTGCTGATGGCGTGCGGCGCGATCTATCTCGCCGTGCGCTTCCTGGCCGGGGCGCTGTTCGCCCGCTTCACCGTGCACCGCGGCCTCTGGCACTCGCTGCTGGCGGCCGGGCTGTGCGGGCTCTCCACC includes the following:
- a CDS encoding metal-dependent hydrolase, translating into MANFRTHLGVAAAGGAVLAHGGWQAGLWGAVESLPLLALVTLGGILPDIDADRSKAIRLIFHLLAVPAVVASALLLQARLPVGTLLMACGAIYLAVRFLAGALFARFTVHRGLWHSLLAAGLCGLSTTALSHRLFDQPDHLAWAQGAALALGFVIHLLLDELYSVDLTGARLKRSFGTALKPFDWREPGNSLAMLMAAVSLAPWLPPWGPLRELLVQGASLWR
- a CDS encoding sodium-dependent transporter, translated to MNETLERWGTRRAFILAVTGAAVGLGNIWRFPYITGENGGAVFLLLYVAFVLLLGLPMMMAEILVGRAGRRSPMQSIGHLAAQAGASRHWRWLGLFGAFTVFCILSFYSVVSGWSIEFLVASINGDFVGRSAAEIGAGFDAFLADPRRLTFNHTLFLVMTILVVAAGVTKGLEKLNNLLMPMLYALLLVLAGYAATTEGFGPALSWLFLPDVSAVTPLVMLQAMGHAFFTLAVGACALMAYGAYMPDHQSLPRAAAAVAVLDVAVALLAGIAIFSVVFAQGMDPGEGPGLMFVTLPVAFAELPGGPLWLSLFFLLLLLATWTSSINLAEPMVATLQGWGLSRGLASAAVGISVWGLGMLSVLSFSTLAETRVLFGMNPFELVSTIPPEIFLPLGGLLIAVFAAWVMPEQEALRALDAGPNGFRFWRALLRWVSIPLTLVVLGAGLI
- a CDS encoding gamma carbonic anhydrase family protein, translated to MSEATCLRPWQGHEPQLGERVYIDPDCVVLGDVVLGDDCSVWPMAVIRGDMHRIRIGARVSVQDGSVLHITHASDFNPDGFPLTIGDDVTIGHKAILHGATLGSRILVGMGAIVMDGAVVEDEVIIAAGAVVTPGKHLASGHVYAGNPAKALRPIKEAERAFFPYTAGNYVKLKDEYLAAAQ
- the prlC gene encoding oligopeptidase A — its product is MPRNPLLDAHDLPPFDAIRPDHVVPAVEALLAENRAAIEALVASAEQAPPTWESLAAPLEALNDRLARAWSPVSHLNGTMNSPELREAYQACLGQLSDYSTWIGQHEGLFRAWQALRDGPAWASLDEGQRRTVENALRDFRLAGVDLPAEQKRRYGEIKSRLSELSNTFSNQLLDATQAWHLDLADAGRLAGLPESALATLEANAEAKGLEGYRITLDFPSFFPVMTYAEDRALRREVYTAFVTRASNQGPHAGEYDNAPVMEEILALRHELAGLLGFADYADYSLATKMAESPTQVITFLEDLASRAVPQAREEFAELAAFARDELGMEALEPWDVGFASEKLREARYAISDEQLRPYFPAPRVVDGLFRVVERLYGVTFAEDETAPRYHPDVRYFQILEQGAPIAGFYLDLYAREGKRGGAWMDECRVRRLEAGEVQLPVAYLTCNFTRPVGDAPALLTHDEVTTLFHEFGHGLHHMLTRQTVADISGINGVAWDAVELPSQFMENFCWEREGLDLIAGHVETGEPLPEALFEKLIAAKNFQSAMGMVRQLEFSLFDFRLHREHAAPSAGEIQALLDAVRDAVSVVPRAAFNRFQNGFGHIFAGGYAAGYYSYKWAEVLSADAWSAFEEAGIFDPETGRRFRTEILERGGSRDAAELFRAFRGREPSVEPLLRHSGIRAA
- a CDS encoding YheV family putative zinc ribbon protein, coding for MATQKRFIAGAICPRCAEMDRIRSWEQNGVRYRECVSCDFFEQLPIEDEALPELETRVNREREEQKSADLQTVKILDPKGP